One window of Agromyces rhizosphaerae genomic DNA carries:
- the nhaA gene encoding Na+/H+ antiporter NhaA codes for MGEPIELSTAPSRPDRPARPGRSRRPRFSGGSSERTAAGLLLLATLVAITWANSPMSATYDEFWSTEIELAVGSFEAHISLRHLVNDGIMTLFFFAIGLEVKREITLGELTDRSRAMVPVIAAVAGLVVPALFFLAVAGTTEQAHAWGAVISTDTAFLVGALAVIGPKFPARLRIFLLTLAVVDDVGALGAIAIFYSDDIQIWPLLLSIAFLAGVFLVRYLPVGRGPAYAVLSIGAWVAMYASGVHPTLAGVAIALMIPVFPPRRRDVERAVELTTAFRQSPSSEYAAAATRSLRASISENERLQTAYSPYVTYIVLPLFALANAGVRLDAETVGAALGSLLFWGIIAGLVVGKFVGITATTAIVRATGLGTLAPGLTLARVAGGAALSGIGFTISLFIVDIAIDDPLAQAEARFGVLVASAVAFLLAWVVFRVSDRLQPPVPVGGTLARPVDPERDHIRGPVDAPLTLVEYGDFECPFCSRATGSIDHVRSVLGDDLRYVWRHLPLTEVHDHAVDAARAAEAAAKQDAFYEMGQLLFANQDRLEVDDLCGYAEQLGLDPERFLEDFNSTEVANRVTDDALDAEVMDLHSTPTFFIGEKRHKGHYDAATLVEALRASREQSS; via the coding sequence ATGGGCGAACCGATCGAGCTCAGCACCGCGCCGTCGCGCCCCGACCGCCCGGCCCGGCCCGGCCGGTCACGGCGACCGCGGTTCAGCGGGGGCTCGTCCGAGCGCACCGCCGCAGGCCTCCTCCTGCTCGCCACGCTGGTCGCCATCACCTGGGCGAACTCGCCGATGAGCGCGACCTACGACGAGTTCTGGTCGACCGAGATCGAGCTCGCCGTGGGGTCGTTCGAGGCGCACATCAGCCTGCGCCACCTCGTGAACGACGGCATCATGACGCTGTTCTTCTTCGCGATCGGCCTCGAGGTCAAGCGCGAGATCACCCTGGGCGAGCTCACCGACCGCTCCCGCGCGATGGTGCCCGTGATCGCCGCGGTCGCGGGGCTGGTCGTCCCCGCCCTGTTCTTCCTCGCCGTGGCCGGCACGACCGAGCAGGCGCACGCGTGGGGCGCCGTGATCTCGACCGACACCGCGTTCCTCGTGGGCGCGCTGGCGGTCATCGGCCCCAAGTTCCCCGCGCGGCTGCGCATCTTCCTGCTCACGCTGGCCGTGGTCGACGATGTCGGCGCGCTCGGCGCGATCGCGATCTTCTACAGCGACGACATCCAGATCTGGCCCCTGCTGCTGTCGATCGCGTTCCTCGCCGGCGTGTTCCTCGTGCGCTACCTGCCCGTCGGCCGCGGACCGGCGTACGCCGTGCTGTCGATCGGCGCCTGGGTCGCGATGTACGCGTCCGGGGTGCATCCGACCCTCGCGGGCGTGGCGATCGCGCTCATGATCCCGGTCTTCCCGCCGCGCCGCCGCGACGTCGAGCGCGCGGTGGAGCTCACGACCGCGTTCCGCCAGTCACCCAGCTCCGAGTACGCGGCGGCGGCGACCCGCAGCCTGCGCGCCTCGATCTCCGAGAACGAGCGCCTGCAGACGGCGTACTCGCCGTACGTCACGTACATCGTGCTGCCGCTGTTCGCCCTCGCGAACGCGGGCGTGCGCCTGGATGCCGAGACCGTCGGCGCGGCCCTCGGCTCGCTGCTGTTCTGGGGCATCATCGCCGGTCTCGTGGTGGGCAAGTTCGTCGGCATCACCGCGACGACCGCGATCGTCCGCGCGACCGGACTGGGCACGCTGGCGCCGGGCCTCACCCTCGCACGCGTCGCGGGCGGAGCGGCCCTGTCGGGCATCGGCTTCACCATCTCGCTGTTCATCGTCGACATCGCGATCGACGACCCGCTCGCACAGGCCGAGGCGAGATTCGGCGTGCTCGTGGCATCCGCAGTCGCCTTCCTGCTGGCGTGGGTCGTCTTCCGGGTGAGCGACCGGCTGCAGCCGCCCGTGCCGGTCGGCGGCACGCTCGCGCGGCCCGTCGACCCCGAGCGCGACCACATCCGCGGCCCGGTCGACGCGCCGCTCACGCTGGTCGAGTACGGCGACTTCGAGTGCCCGTTCTGCAGCCGCGCGACGGGTTCGATCGACCACGTGCGGTCGGTGCTCGGCGACGACCTGCGCTACGTCTGGCGGCACCTGCCGCTGACCGAGGTGCACGACCACGCCGTGGACGCCGCGCGCGCCGCGGAGGCGGCCGCGAAGCAGGACGCGTTCTACGAGATGGGGCAGCTGCTGTTCGCGAACCAGGACCGCCTGGAGGTCGACGACCTGTGCGGCTACGCGGAGCAGCTCGGGCTCGACCCCGAACGGTTCCTCGAGGACTTCAACTCGACCGAGGTCGCGAACCGCGTCACCGACGACGCGCTCGACGCCGAGGTCATGGACCTGCACTCGACGCCCACGTTCTTCATCGGCGAGAAGCGCCACAAGGGCCACTACGACGCGGCGACCCTCGTGGAGGCGCTGCGCGCCTCGCGCGAGCAGTCCTCCTGA
- a CDS encoding helix-turn-helix transcriptional regulator, producing the protein MADLRDEIKEFLSSRRARITPDQAGLPAYGGNRRVKGLRREEVAMLAGVSVDYYVRLERGNLAGASESVLDALASTLQLDEAERQYLYDLARAAGPGRTRTSQAGPVVRPAVQQVLDAFADAPAWVRNGRHDIIAANRLARALYSQVYDDPRRPVNTTRFAYLNPAARELWRDYDQITHDAAAMLRLEAGRNPHDPELIRLVGELSTQSELFRERWASRDVKFHRSGLKRLHHPVIGDLDLNYESMELPSEPGLVLNVYTAPAGSPSADGLRMLASWAATHEAEFAAQERAAAGS; encoded by the coding sequence ATGGCCGACCTGCGCGACGAGATCAAGGAGTTCCTGAGCTCCCGGCGCGCCCGCATCACCCCCGACCAGGCGGGCCTGCCCGCCTACGGCGGCAACCGGCGCGTGAAGGGCCTCCGCCGCGAGGAGGTCGCGATGCTCGCGGGCGTCTCGGTCGACTACTACGTGCGGCTCGAGCGCGGCAACCTCGCGGGGGCCTCCGAGAGCGTGCTCGACGCGCTCGCCAGCACGCTCCAGCTCGACGAAGCCGAGCGACAGTACCTCTACGACCTCGCCCGTGCCGCGGGACCGGGACGGACGCGCACCTCCCAGGCAGGGCCCGTCGTGCGCCCCGCCGTGCAGCAGGTGCTGGACGCGTTCGCCGACGCCCCGGCGTGGGTGCGCAACGGCCGGCACGACATCATCGCGGCGAACCGCCTCGCCCGCGCGCTCTACTCGCAGGTCTACGACGACCCGCGCCGGCCCGTGAACACCACCCGGTTCGCCTACCTGAACCCGGCCGCGCGCGAACTGTGGCGCGACTACGACCAGATCACGCACGACGCGGCGGCGATGCTGCGCCTCGAGGCGGGGCGCAACCCGCACGACCCGGAGCTCATCCGGCTCGTGGGCGAGCTCTCCACGCAGAGCGAGCTGTTCCGCGAGCGTTGGGCGTCGCGCGACGTGAAGTTCCACCGCAGCGGCCTGAAGCGCCTGCACCACCCGGTGATCGGCGACCTCGACCTGAACTACGAGTCGATGGAGCTGCCGAGCGAGCCGGGCCTGGTGCTGAACGTCTACACCGCCCCGGCGGGATCGCCCTCGGCCGACGGGCTGCGCATGCTCGCGTCCTGGGCGGCGACGCACGAGGCGGAGTTCGCCGCCCAGGAGCGGGCCGCCGCCGGCTCCTGA
- a CDS encoding (R)-mandelonitrile lyase, with product MSTRMQPKGATIKGPEQWFTGDVYFNPYYMGKPPSRTRVNLVRFTPGARTAWHRHAVGQTLHVTEGIGWVQSRGEEPIELHPGDTVYTPPGEWHWHGAASDGFMCHLAVWEAPEPGSAEPETVWGDHVSTDEYPSA from the coding sequence ATGAGTACACGGATGCAGCCCAAGGGCGCGACGATAAAGGGACCCGAGCAGTGGTTCACCGGCGACGTCTACTTCAACCCCTACTACATGGGGAAGCCGCCGTCGCGGACGCGGGTCAACCTCGTGCGCTTCACGCCCGGGGCGCGCACCGCCTGGCACCGGCACGCCGTCGGCCAGACCCTGCACGTGACGGAGGGCATCGGCTGGGTGCAGTCGCGCGGCGAGGAGCCGATCGAGCTGCACCCGGGCGACACGGTGTACACGCCGCCCGGGGAGTGGCACTGGCACGGCGCGGCATCCGACGGCTTCATGTGCCACCTCGCCGTGTGGGAGGCGCCCGAGCCGGGCTCGGCCGAGCCCGAGACCGTCTGGGGCGACCACGTGTCGACCGACGAGTACCCCTCGGCCTGA
- a CDS encoding zinc-binding dehydrogenase, translating into MKATFLYGAGDVRVETVPDPVIQQPTDAIVRTVRACVCGSDLHPYHSMPHSEHGNPMGHELIGVVEEVGAAVTSLRPGDFVIAPFAFQDNTCAFCREGFQTSCPHGGWYGTPQTGGLQAELARIPQADGSLVKVPDVDPAGADPSLLASLLTLSDVYLTGYHAAHMGRVEPGRTVTVIGDGAVGLSAVLASRTMGAERIILMGRHTSRTDLGREWGATDVVAERGAEGIAKVMDLTGGEGSHVVLEAVGHMPAYEQSYGVVRPGGVISRVGVPQYEEAPIGFGSLFGKNATLTGGPAPVRAYLEPAIRQVLEGEIDPGRVFDRSVGIDDVPAGYAAMDAREALKVMVEF; encoded by the coding sequence ATGAAGGCCACGTTCCTGTACGGCGCCGGCGACGTCCGCGTCGAGACGGTGCCCGACCCCGTCATCCAGCAGCCCACCGACGCCATCGTCCGCACCGTTCGCGCCTGCGTCTGCGGCAGCGACCTGCACCCCTACCACTCGATGCCGCACTCCGAGCACGGCAACCCGATGGGCCACGAGCTGATCGGCGTCGTCGAGGAGGTCGGCGCGGCCGTCACCTCGCTGCGGCCCGGCGACTTCGTCATCGCCCCGTTCGCGTTCCAGGACAACACCTGCGCGTTCTGCCGCGAGGGCTTCCAGACCTCGTGCCCGCACGGCGGCTGGTACGGCACCCCGCAGACGGGCGGCCTCCAGGCCGAGCTCGCGCGCATTCCGCAGGCCGACGGCTCGCTCGTGAAGGTGCCCGACGTCGACCCCGCGGGCGCCGACCCGAGCCTGCTCGCCTCACTGCTCACGCTCTCGGACGTGTACCTCACCGGCTACCACGCCGCGCACATGGGCCGCGTCGAGCCCGGCAGGACCGTCACCGTGATCGGCGACGGCGCGGTCGGCCTCTCGGCCGTGCTCGCGTCGCGCACCATGGGCGCCGAGCGCATCATCCTGATGGGTCGCCACACCTCGCGCACCGATCTCGGCCGCGAGTGGGGCGCCACCGACGTGGTCGCCGAGCGCGGCGCCGAGGGCATCGCGAAGGTCATGGACCTGACCGGCGGCGAGGGCAGCCACGTCGTGCTCGAGGCGGTCGGCCACATGCCGGCGTACGAGCAGTCCTACGGCGTCGTCCGCCCGGGTGGCGTCATCTCCCGCGTCGGCGTGCCGCAGTACGAGGAGGCGCCGATCGGGTTCGGCTCGCTGTTCGGCAAGAACGCGACGCTGACCGGCGGCCCCGCGCCCGTGCGCGCCTACCTCGAGCCGGCCATCCGCCAGGTGCTCGAGGGCGAGATCGACCCGGGTCGCGTGTTCGACCGTTCGGTCGGCATCGACGACGTGCCCGCGGGCTACGCGGCGATGGACGCGCGCGAGGCGCTGAAGGTGATGGTCGAGTTCTGA
- a CDS encoding DUF2255 family protein, giving the protein MPTWTPDELDSLDRTQEIRVAGRKQDGSLRTLTIVWHVVVDGALYVRSYKGADGQWYKGVLRNLAGAVSWGGQTRDVTYIPDDAHDEDVDAAYFAKYGDTGPTRAMVAPSAVATTLRVEPAA; this is encoded by the coding sequence ATGCCCACGTGGACCCCCGATGAACTCGACTCGCTCGACCGCACGCAGGAGATCCGCGTCGCCGGCCGGAAGCAGGACGGCTCGCTGCGCACCCTCACGATCGTCTGGCACGTCGTCGTCGACGGCGCGCTGTACGTGCGTTCCTACAAGGGCGCCGACGGTCAGTGGTACAAGGGCGTGCTGCGCAACCTCGCCGGTGCCGTCAGCTGGGGCGGGCAGACCCGCGATGTCACGTACATCCCCGACGACGCGCACGACGAGGACGTCGATGCCGCCTACTTCGCGAAGTACGGCGACACCGGCCCCACGCGCGCCATGGTCGCCCCGTCCGCGGTCGCGACCACCCTCCGCGTCGAACCCGCCGCCTGA
- a CDS encoding TetR/AcrR family transcriptional regulator, with product MTEQVAATGRKRGPYAKTKRTRAAILDAALDVFARGGYRSGSIRDIATAVGMSEAGLLHHFPTKSALLAAVLEHRDQRSIDVLGTDDADPLATLRGLVELARYNASVPGVVALYCTLSAEATDPGHPAHAYFVTRYADTVGRLERAFDGCRELGRLRDGTTPGSAARQAVAVMDGLQVQWLLDPEGVDMAAELDRFLREVVDFD from the coding sequence ATGACCGAGCAGGTCGCCGCGACGGGGCGCAAGCGCGGGCCGTACGCGAAGACGAAGCGCACGCGCGCCGCGATCCTCGACGCCGCGCTCGACGTGTTCGCCCGCGGCGGCTACCGCTCGGGCTCCATCCGCGACATCGCGACGGCGGTCGGCATGAGCGAGGCCGGACTGCTGCACCACTTCCCCACCAAGAGCGCGCTGCTCGCGGCCGTGCTCGAGCACCGCGACCAGCGGTCGATCGACGTGCTCGGCACCGACGACGCCGATCCGCTCGCCACCCTCCGCGGCCTGGTCGAGCTCGCCCGCTACAACGCGTCGGTGCCGGGCGTGGTCGCCCTGTACTGCACGCTCTCGGCGGAGGCCACCGACCCGGGGCATCCGGCCCATGCGTACTTCGTGACGCGCTACGCCGACACCGTCGGCCGGCTCGAGCGGGCATTCGACGGATGCCGCGAGCTCGGCCGACTCCGCGACGGCACGACCCCAGGGTCGGCCGCCCGCCAGGCGGTCGCGGTCATGGACGGCCTGCAGGTGCAGTGGCTGCTCGACCCGGAGGGCGTGGACATGGCCGCCGAGCTCGACCGGTTCCTGCGCGAGGTCGTCGACTTCGACTGA
- a CDS encoding glycoside hydrolase family 3 C-terminal domain-containing protein has product MTDTLNRPAADREVRVADLTLEEKASLTSGASFWTTEPIERVGLPGIMLTDGPHGVRKQRAGADHLGIADSVPATCFPPAVALGSSFDPELLERVGVALGEESLAEDVGVLLGPGINIKRSPLCGRNFEYLSEDPIVSGVMGTALVRGLQSQGVGASLKHFAANNQEADRMRVSADVDERPLREIYLRGFQRVVQDAQPWTVMCSYNRLNGVYTSEDPWLLTSVLRDEWGFEGLVVSDWGAVNHRVTGLVAGLDLEMPSSDGRTDAELVAAVRAGELDEAALDVAVRRNLDLVHKAVAAARPDATYDVDAHHALAREVAAASIVLLRNEGGALPLEPGASVAVVGELARTPRYQGAGSSLINPHRLDNALDEIRAVAGAEVPFAAGYSADGTADAALADQAVAAASAAGTVLLFLGVPAELESEGFDRDDIELPAAQLELADRVIAANPNTVVVLSNGGVVRLPFADRVPAIVEGWLLGQAGGGAVADVLYGRVNPSGRLAETIPHRLEDSPAFLDFPGEHSRVRYGEGLFVGYRWYDARAIDVAYPFGHGLSYTDFEYADASAEATADGIDVRVTVTNTGDRDGAEVVQVYSALPGSSVVRAPRELKGFAKVSVPAGESRVARVHLRRDDLAYWDTRADAWIVEGGAYELSIGASSRDLRATVSVDVAGDDVRVPLSMHSSIGEVVEDPIAGPVIRQALAAEGSFMADPAMFKMLASFPIGRLTSFPNMPLDRDEVERVLAEANARS; this is encoded by the coding sequence ATGACCGACACGCTGAACCGCCCCGCCGCCGACCGCGAGGTGCGCGTGGCCGACCTCACCCTCGAGGAGAAGGCCTCCCTCACGAGCGGCGCGAGCTTCTGGACCACCGAGCCGATCGAGCGGGTGGGCCTGCCCGGCATCATGCTCACCGACGGCCCGCACGGCGTGCGCAAGCAGCGCGCCGGCGCCGACCACCTCGGCATCGCCGACAGCGTGCCGGCCACCTGCTTCCCGCCCGCCGTCGCCCTCGGGTCGTCGTTCGACCCCGAGCTGCTCGAGCGGGTCGGCGTCGCCCTGGGCGAGGAGTCGCTCGCCGAGGACGTCGGCGTGCTGCTCGGCCCGGGCATCAACATCAAGCGCTCGCCGCTCTGCGGCCGCAACTTCGAGTACCTCTCCGAGGACCCGATCGTGTCGGGCGTCATGGGCACCGCGCTCGTGCGCGGCCTGCAGTCGCAGGGCGTCGGCGCCTCGCTCAAGCACTTCGCCGCGAACAACCAGGAGGCCGACCGCATGCGCGTCTCGGCCGACGTCGACGAGCGCCCGCTGCGCGAGATCTACCTCCGCGGGTTCCAGCGCGTCGTGCAGGACGCCCAGCCCTGGACCGTCATGTGCTCCTACAACCGGCTCAACGGCGTCTACACCTCCGAGGACCCGTGGCTGCTCACGAGCGTGCTGCGCGACGAGTGGGGCTTCGAGGGCCTCGTCGTCTCCGACTGGGGCGCCGTCAACCACCGCGTCACCGGCCTGGTCGCCGGCCTCGACCTCGAGATGCCGTCGAGCGACGGCCGCACCGACGCCGAGCTCGTGGCCGCCGTGCGCGCCGGCGAGCTCGACGAGGCCGCGCTCGACGTCGCCGTGCGGCGCAACCTCGACCTCGTGCACAAGGCGGTCGCGGCAGCGAGGCCGGATGCCACGTACGACGTCGACGCCCACCATGCGCTCGCCCGCGAGGTCGCGGCCGCGAGCATCGTGCTGCTGCGCAACGAGGGCGGCGCGCTGCCGCTGGAGCCCGGGGCATCCGTCGCCGTCGTCGGCGAGCTCGCGCGCACCCCGCGCTACCAAGGCGCCGGCTCGTCGCTCATCAACCCGCACCGCCTCGACAACGCGCTCGACGAGATCCGCGCGGTCGCGGGTGCCGAGGTGCCGTTCGCGGCCGGGTACTCCGCCGACGGCACGGCCGACGCCGCGCTCGCGGACCAGGCCGTCGCCGCCGCATCCGCAGCCGGCACCGTGCTGCTGTTCCTCGGCGTGCCCGCCGAGCTCGAGTCGGAGGGCTTCGACCGCGACGACATCGAGCTGCCCGCCGCGCAGCTCGAGCTCGCCGACCGGGTGATCGCGGCCAACCCGAACACGGTCGTCGTGCTCTCGAACGGCGGCGTCGTGCGCCTGCCCTTCGCCGACCGCGTGCCGGCGATCGTCGAGGGCTGGCTGCTCGGCCAGGCCGGCGGCGGCGCGGTCGCCGACGTGCTCTACGGCCGCGTCAACCCGTCGGGCCGGCTCGCCGAGACGATCCCGCACCGCCTCGAGGACAGCCCGGCGTTCCTCGACTTCCCCGGCGAGCACTCCCGCGTGCGCTACGGCGAGGGCCTGTTCGTCGGCTACCGCTGGTACGACGCCCGCGCGATCGACGTGGCGTACCCGTTCGGGCACGGCCTCTCGTACACGGACTTCGAGTACGCGGATGCCTCGGCCGAGGCCACGGCCGACGGCATCGACGTGCGCGTGACCGTGACCAACACGGGCGACCGCGACGGCGCCGAGGTCGTGCAGGTCTACTCGGCGCTGCCCGGGTCGTCGGTGGTGCGCGCGCCGCGCGAGCTGAAGGGCTTCGCGAAGGTGTCCGTGCCCGCGGGCGAGTCCCGCGTCGCGCGCGTGCACCTGCGCCGGGACGACCTCGCGTACTGGGACACGCGCGCGGACGCCTGGATCGTCGAGGGCGGCGCGTACGAGCTGTCGATCGGCGCGTCGAGCCGCGACCTCCGCGCGACGGTGTCGGTGGACGTGGCGGGCGACGACGTGCGCGTGCCGCTCAGCATGCACTCGTCGATCGGCGAGGTCGTCGAGGACCCGATCGCCGGGCCCGTCATCCGCCAGGCGCTCGCCGCCGAGGGCTCGTTCATGGCCGACCCCGCCATGTTCAAGATGCTCGCGTCGTTCCCGATCGGCCGGCTCACGTCGTTCCCGAACATGCCGCTCGACCGCGACGAGGTCGAGCGCGTGCTCGCCGAGGCGAACGCGCGGTCGTAG
- a CDS encoding TetR/AcrR family transcriptional regulator has translation MARRGSYAKGIAKREEILSTALDVIARNGYRGASVKELADAVGLSQAGLLHYFGTKEDLFVEVLRTRDRRDEAAAGSYRGAPLTGFVDVVRGNASVPGLVQLYAQLSIEAADPAHPAHDYFVERYRLFRSMMAELLRSRIDAGELGAHVDPDRAAALLAAAADGLQIQWLLEPELDMAAHLDYLVALLAAPGADDTR, from the coding sequence ATGGCACGCAGGGGCTCGTACGCCAAGGGCATCGCGAAGCGCGAGGAGATCCTCTCCACGGCGCTCGACGTGATCGCGCGCAACGGCTATCGCGGCGCATCCGTGAAGGAGCTCGCCGACGCCGTCGGGCTCAGCCAGGCAGGTCTGCTGCACTACTTCGGCACCAAGGAGGACCTCTTCGTCGAGGTGCTCCGCACGCGCGACCGGCGCGACGAGGCGGCCGCGGGGTCGTACCGCGGCGCGCCCCTCACCGGCTTCGTCGACGTCGTGCGCGGCAACGCGTCGGTGCCCGGCCTGGTGCAGCTGTACGCGCAGCTCTCGATCGAGGCGGCCGACCCGGCGCATCCCGCCCACGACTACTTCGTCGAGCGCTACCGGCTCTTCCGCTCGATGATGGCCGAGCTGCTCCGCTCGCGCATCGACGCCGGCGAGCTCGGCGCCCACGTCGATCCCGACCGCGCCGCCGCGCTGCTCGCCGCCGCGGCCGACGGCCTGCAGATCCAGTGGCTGCTCGAGCCGGAGCTCGACATGGCCGCGCACCTCGACTACCTGGTCGCGCTGCTGGCCGCACCGGGCGCCGACGACACCCGTTAG
- a CDS encoding ROK family protein, with the protein MADPDTRTRNLALVVGRLATAGPASRTELSRGTGLARGSIRTLASTLIDAGVVREATVGGDGGGRPRTVLRLATDDLAIVTARTDADAAVAVLHGISGEELARFTARHGGPLEDPDTVLDVLAPVLDAAIGGADSRDRRIGAVSVIVPGVVGGDPAVVRVDHELGWRDVDVLAGLRERLPRLSELEPTLPNGLALLGEGTAAARAELDALDDLGDFLYISGHSGMGGAVVVDGEPVPGAHGSAGSIGHVAIDPTGVPCRCGQLGCLVTIAGPEIVLDRAGLTELRREHGLQTALEELRERIAANDQPAVWSWNDAVLWIGRALRALDAALDPEVIVVGGYWADLVGDIADAVTTDGFLASDAEQAPLVLAGAAGPDAALLGGFATARSRLLADPLHLAV; encoded by the coding sequence ATGGCGGATCCCGACACGCGCACGCGGAACCTCGCACTGGTCGTGGGGCGGCTCGCGACCGCGGGACCCGCGTCGCGCACCGAGCTGTCGCGCGGCACCGGGCTCGCGAGGGGGTCGATCCGCACGCTCGCGTCGACGCTCATCGACGCCGGCGTCGTGCGCGAGGCGACGGTCGGCGGCGACGGCGGCGGGCGGCCGCGCACCGTGCTGCGGCTCGCGACCGACGACCTCGCCATCGTCACGGCCCGCACCGACGCCGACGCGGCCGTCGCCGTGCTGCACGGCATCTCCGGGGAGGAGCTCGCCCGGTTCACCGCCCGCCACGGCGGGCCGCTCGAGGACCCGGACACGGTGCTCGACGTGCTCGCACCGGTGCTCGACGCCGCGATCGGCGGGGCGGACAGCCGCGACCGGCGCATCGGAGCGGTGTCGGTGATCGTGCCCGGCGTGGTGGGCGGCGACCCGGCGGTCGTGCGGGTCGACCACGAGCTCGGCTGGCGCGACGTCGACGTGCTCGCGGGGCTGCGTGAGCGCCTGCCGCGGCTGAGCGAGCTCGAGCCGACGCTGCCGAACGGGCTCGCGCTGCTCGGCGAGGGCACCGCCGCGGCCCGGGCCGAGCTGGACGCGCTCGACGACCTCGGCGACTTCCTCTACATCTCCGGCCACAGCGGCATGGGCGGCGCGGTCGTCGTCGACGGCGAGCCGGTCCCCGGCGCGCACGGGTCGGCGGGCTCAATCGGGCACGTCGCGATCGACCCCACCGGGGTGCCGTGCCGATGCGGGCAACTCGGATGCCTCGTGACGATCGCCGGCCCCGAGATCGTGCTCGACCGGGCCGGCCTCACGGAGCTGCGCCGCGAGCACGGGCTCCAGACGGCGCTCGAGGAGCTGCGCGAGCGGATCGCCGCGAACGACCAGCCCGCGGTGTGGTCGTGGAACGACGCGGTGCTCTGGATCGGCCGCGCGCTGCGCGCCCTCGACGCCGCGCTCGACCCCGAGGTCATCGTGGTGGGCGGCTACTGGGCCGACCTCGTGGGCGACATCGCCGACGCGGTCACGACCGACGGGTTCCTGGCGTCCGACGCCGAACAGGCGCCGCTCGTGCTCGCGGGCGCCGCGGGACCCGACGCCGCCCTACTCGGCGGGTTCGCCACCGCCAGGTCGCGGCTGCTCGCCGACCCGCTGCACCTCGCGGTCTGA
- a CDS encoding polyprenol monophosphomannose synthase: protein MTVPLVVIPTYDERDNLGPIIARVRTAVPEASVLVVDDASPDGTGEVADGIASRDDAVHVLHRPGKQGLGAAYLEAFDWALAHGHDPIVQLDADGSHLPEELPRLLARLDRADADQAAPDLVVGSRWVDGGSVENWPVHRQVISRLGSAYAHLVLRLPARDATAGFRVFRADALRAIDLADVHTRGYGFQVDVLWHAHRAGLVVVEEPVRFVERERGASKMSLGIAVEAAARVTWWAIRAPWTRRPPHLARRAGDASDREVQRVGEQPRPGGGEPAE from the coding sequence ATGACCGTCCCGCTCGTGGTGATCCCCACCTACGACGAGCGCGACAACCTCGGGCCGATCATCGCGCGCGTCCGCACCGCCGTGCCGGAGGCATCCGTGCTCGTCGTCGACGACGCCTCGCCCGACGGCACCGGCGAGGTCGCCGACGGCATCGCGTCGCGCGACGACGCCGTGCACGTGCTGCACCGGCCGGGCAAGCAGGGGCTCGGCGCCGCCTACCTCGAGGCGTTCGACTGGGCGCTCGCCCACGGCCACGACCCGATCGTCCAGCTGGACGCCGACGGCTCGCACCTGCCCGAGGAACTGCCGCGCCTGCTGGCACGGCTCGATCGGGCGGATGCCGACCAGGCCGCACCCGACCTCGTCGTGGGCTCGCGCTGGGTCGACGGCGGCTCCGTCGAGAACTGGCCCGTGCACCGCCAGGTGATCTCCCGGCTGGGCAGCGCCTACGCGCACCTCGTGCTGCGCCTGCCGGCGCGCGACGCGACCGCGGGGTTCCGCGTCTTCCGTGCCGACGCCCTCCGCGCCATCGACCTCGCCGACGTGCACACGCGCGGCTACGGGTTCCAGGTGGACGTGCTCTGGCACGCGCACCGTGCCGGCCTCGTCGTGGTCGAGGAGCCGGTGCGGTTCGTGGAGCGCGAGCGGGGCGCGTCGAAGATGAGCCTCGGCATCGCCGTCGAGGCGGCGGCCCGGGTGACCTGGTGGGCGATCCGCGCGCCGTGGACGCGGCGACCGCCCCACCTCGCTCGCCGGGCGGGCGATGCGTCAGACCGCGAGGTGCAGCGGGTCGGCGAGCAGCCGCGACCTGGCGGTGGCGAACCCGCCGAGTAG